The Desulfovibrio psychrotolerans nucleotide sequence GGCCGTTGGTGGCTTGCAGTCCCTGTTCGCAGCCAACGTGCCCAGCGGGGTCATCTCTGGCAACGCTACCAACAACTGGGGTCCGGCTACCCACACTGCCCTCCCCGCCTTCATTTACAATTCCTACAACGGCACTGAGAACATCGACAACCATCGCGCATGGTGGCTCGGCCTCGGCTATGAACTGAACATGTTTGATCCCATCGTGTTCAAGTTCGACGCCGTATACGGCAAGGTTGACGGCGGCGATCTGAACTACCGCCTGACCGGTGTCAACGGCACTGATCCCGCGAACGCTTTCGCGAACGGTACCGTCTTCCACACCGACAGCGACATCCTTGACCGCGAAGGCTGGGCCCTTGCTGCCAAGCTGAGCTACAAGATGGACATGCTCACCCCCGGCGTGATCGGCTGGTACGGTTCCGGTGAAGACGACGACATCACCAACGGTTCCGAGCGCCTGCCCTTCATCAAGGGTGCCTTTGCTCCCACCTCCTTCGGCTACTACGGCTACAGCGGCGGCTTCACCGTGGGTACCGGCGAAATGATGGGCGCAACCATGGACGGCAAGTGGGGCGCAGGCCTCCTGCTGGAAGACATCAAGGTCATCGAAGACCTGACCTCCCAGGTCCGCGTCGTGTACATGGAAGGTACCAACGATCACGACGTGCTGGACAGCCTGGTCAAGTACACCTCTACCTCCAAGGCCACCTTCCTGCGCAACAACGTTGGCAAGTTCATGACAGACAAGGACCATGCTTGGGAAGTGAACTTCGACCACAAGTACATGATCTATGAAAACCTGGCCATGATCGTCGAACTGGGCTACATCAACCTGGACCTCGACGACTCCACCTGGGGCCTGAACGGCGCCAATGCCGTCAAGTACGACGAAGATGCTTGGAAGGCCAACGTGATCTTCCAGTACACCTTCTAAGGCGTACTGCGCATAAGCACACTGCGGCAAACCTGACGCTTTGACAGCCGGGGGCTCAGGCCCCCGGCTTTATATTTTCCCAAGGATTTTCCGGGCACCAACTCACCCCTGACGACCCACCCCCTGACTCAAAACCTGACTCTGGCCTTGGCTCTGCAGAGCGCGCTTAAGCATGCCGGAAACAAGGGCATCCGTTCAGGCTAGCCCCGGCCATTCTCCTCACATCATCCATCCGCCCAGTTCCTGCAGACGGCTTACAAGCACTCCCGTCTGGCGGCTCGCACTCGACTTTTCCGCCGCGCTCCTATAAGGATACGCCCATACCGAAACACCACAAGGAGCCGCCATGCCCTGTCGCCTTCTACACTACCGGTCCGCGCAGGACGGCATTCCCCTGCGCGGCATGCTCGCCGGGCGGGACGATCCCGGCAATTCCGTGGAACCGGTCGTGCGGGACATCCTCGCCGCCGTGGCCTCGGACGGAGACGCGGCTCTTATCGAGTACACCCGCCGCTTCGACTGCCCCGATTTTTCAGCGGATATGCTCCGGGTAGCCCCGGAGTCTCTGGCCCAAGCCGCGAAAGAGGTGCCTGCCGACGACCTCGCCATCATTCTGGAAGCCGCGCAGAACATCCGCGAATTCCATGAACGCCAGAAACAGAACTCGTGGTTCACCACCCGGCCGGACGGCACGGTGCTGGGCCAGATGGTCCGCCCGGTAGACCGCGTGGGCCTCTACGTGCCCGGCGGGCAGGGCGGCAACACCCCCCTCATTTCCAGCATGCTCATGAACGCCATCCCCGCACAGGTGGCCGGGGTTCCCGCCATCGCCGTGGTCTCTCCGCCCAGCGGGGACGGCTCACCCAATCCATATATTCTCGCCGCGGCACACGCACTGGGCCTTAACGAGGTATACGCCTGTGGCAGCGCATGGGCTGTGGCCGCCCTTGCCTACGGCACCGGCACCATCGCGCCGGTAGATGTCATCGCCGGTCCCGGCAACATCTTTGTCGCCACGGCAAAACGCATGCTCATCGGCAAGGTCGGCATAGACATGATCGCAGGCCCCAGCGAAATCCTCATCCTTGCCGACAAAACAGCCCGTGCCGAGCACATCGCGGCAGACATGCTCTCGCAGGCAGAGCACGATGCTCTGGCCTCCGCCATTCTCGTTACGGACCACCCCCCCCTTGCGGATGCCGTCCTTGCCGCGCTGGAGGCGCAACTGGCAACCCTGCCCCGTGCGGACATCGCCCGCAAGGCTCTCTCCGACTGGGGTGCCGTGGTCGTGGCAAACTCCATGGAACTGGCGCTGGAACTCTCCAACGCCATCGCCCCGGAGCATCTGGAGATCATAACGGCAGACCCGTGGTCCATGCTCCCGGCCATCCGCAACGCGGGGGCCATTTTCCTCGGCACGCACTCACCGGAACCTGTGGGCGACTATTTCGCCGGTCCCAACCATGTGCTGCCCACCAACGGCACGGCGCGGTTCTCCTCCGCCCTGTCCGTGGACACCTTTACCAAAAAGTCCAGCATCATAGCGGCATCTGCGGCGTTCACGCAGCACAGCGCCGCAAAAATAGCCCGCCTTGCCCGCCTTGAAGGGCTGGAAGCCCACGCCCGTTCGGCAGAATCGCGCTCCAACACGCAACATCAGGAGTAATCCCATGCAGGTTGTCACCAAAACAGAGATTACCGAGTATCCCCTCCTCTCCAGAGGCAAGGTTCGCGACATTTACGCCATTGACGACCAGACCCTGCTGCTCGTCACCACAGACCGCATGTCCGCCTTTGATGTCATCATGAACGAGCCTATCCCCTACAAGGGCGTGGTGCTCAATCAGATAACCCTGTTCTGGATGGAAAAATTCAAGGATATCCTGCCCAACCACCTCATCGCCTCGGAAGTGAAGGATTTCCCCACCCCGCTGCACAAATACGCCCCGCAGCTTGAAGGCCGCTCCGTGCTGGTGCACAGAGCCAAGCCCCTGCCCGTGGAGTGCATTGTCCGCGGCCACATTACCGGCTCCGGCTGGAAGGACTACAAGACAACCGGAACCGTGTGCGGCCACGCCCTGCCCACAGGGCTTGTGGAGTCGCAGAAACTGGAAAACCCGCTGTTCACCCCGTCCACCAAGGCGGAACTGGGCGAGCATGACGAAAACATCACGGTGGAACAGGCGGCAGCCCTGCTTGGTCAGGAACTCGCCCGCAAGGTGGAGGCCGTTTCCATAGAAATCTTCAGCAGGGGCCGGGAATATGCGGAAGGCTGCGGCATCATCATTGCCGACACCAAATTCGAATTCGGCCTGCTGAACGGCAACCTCATCCTTATTGACGAGGTGCTCACCCCGGATTCCTCCCGCTTCTGGCCCATGCAGGGCTACACCCCCGGCAAGGGGCAGCCCAGCTTTGACAAGCAGTATCTGCGCGACTGGCTCTCGGCCCAGCCGTGGGACAAAACCCCGCCTCCGCCCACTCTTCCGGAGGATGTGATCGCGCAGACCCGTAAAAAATACGAAGAAGCATATTCCATTTTGACGGGCAGGGCACTTCCCTGCTAGTGTAAGCATTGCTCTCACATCACCCTAAACCGCAGAACAGCCCGCACAACACGCCAAAAGGCGTTTTCCGGGCCTGAACCAACAATTCGGAGAACTACATGCTGCTTGAAGGCAAAAGAGCCCTCATCTTCGGTGTGGCGAACAACAAAAGCATCGCGTACGGCATTGCCAAGGAATTTAAGGCACAGGGCGCACGTCTTGCTTTCAACTTTCTCGGCGATGCGCTGAAAAAGCGGGTGGAACCCATTGCCGAAGAACTCGGCGGCGACTTCATCTTCCAGTGTGACGTGACGAGCGACGAAGAAATCGCCGCCGCCGTGGAGCGCGTGAAGCAGGAATGGGGCGGCGTGGATATCCTCATCCACTCCGTGGGATTCGCCAACCGCGACGACCTGCAGGGCCGCTACATAGACACCTCCCGCGACGGCTACAAGCTGGCGCTGGACATATCCGCCTATTCGCTCACCGCACTGTGCAAGGCGTATGAAGAACTGCTCACAGATAACGCCTCCGTCATCACCCTTACCTACTACGGTGCGGAAAAGGTTATCACCAATTACAACGTCATGGGCGTTGCCAAGGCAGCGCTGGAGGCAAGCGTCCGATACCTTGCGGTGGACCTCGGCACCCGCAACGTACGCATAAACGGCATCAGCGCCGGCCCCATCAAGACGCTGGCGGCTTCCGGCATATCCGGTTTCCGCAGCATCCTCACTTACATTGAAGAGCAGGCCCCCCTGCGTCGCAACGTCACCATAGAAGATGTGGGCCGCAGCGCCGTCTATCTTGCCAGCGACCTGTCCAGCGGCGTCACGGGAGAAATTCTCCATGTAGACAGCGGCTACAACGTCATGGGTATAGGCCTGTAAAGACTCCCGGAGGGTGCTACCATGCTCGGCGTCATCATTTCCGTAGTGGGCTTCATCGTCCTTGCGCTCATCTGCATCAAGGTGGTGCCCAAGGACTACGTGCCCAAGGGCGGCTGAATCCCCACATTCGACGGACGGGGAGGTTCCTCGTCGGGCGGCTGTGCGTGCGGTGCCGGGCTGCGTAAGCAAAAAGGCTGCAACAAATGAAACAACGGGGCGGTGCCGAAAGGCCCGCCCCGTATCCTTTCAGACTCCCCGCGTATCAGAACGTTCCGGCTCGCACGCAAAAGCTGTGCGGCACTGCATTTCTCCTTGCCAAGCATTCCCCCTTCTGCTAGGTACTCCCTTCCTGAAGTGGTGAGGTGTCCGAGTCCGGCCGAAGGAGCACGATTGGAAATCGTGTGTACCTTAACAGGGTACCGAGAGTTCGAATCTCTCCCTCACCGCCATTTTCCCCTCTTGGGGCAGGAAACCGGGAGTCGGGCGGCGGACACGCTGCCAACCCGGTCAGGTCTGAAAAGAAGCAGCCGTAACAGTTGTTTCCGGGTGCCCGACTCCCAGAAGGCGCAAATTCCACGAATTTGCGCCTTCATCATTTCGGGCTTGCGCAAATCAAACCACCTGCACCTTCATCCCCATCTGTGGTAATGTATGGCAACGTGTGGCCATATGTGGCCATGCATCACAGGCTTAGGCTCGCACCTTACGCAATACCATTTCTCCCGCAGCCCCTGCCATCCCCCGCATTCCGCCCTCCATACACCTCATATCCACGCTTTTGCGTATTTTTCTCTTGCAAAGCCTACGCCCCTTTGCTAGCTATCACTCCGCGTTGGTGAGGTGTCCGAGTCCGGCCGAAGGAGCACGATTGGAAATCGTGTGTACCTTAACAGGGTACCGAGAGTTCGAATCTCTCCCTCACCGCCACACAAAAGCAGAAGCGGCGCAATCGTCAGATTGCGCCGCTTTTTCCTTAGTATTTCAGCTTACTATTGAAAAAACTACCACTCAGGCTCTTTTTCCTCATCCAGCTTGCAGGCAATCCAGCAGGTCAGGCGTTTCAGCGGGGCAAACAGCAGACACGCCGCCACTCCCACCACAAACCCCTGAAAAGCCAATCCCGGCAGGGGCACAACTCCCAGCTTGTGGAAAGCAGCGCCGGAGAAAATGGCAATGCCCACGCCCAGCGCAAGCAGCCACGCCGCGCGCAGCCCCACCTCAGCACCCTGCCGCAACGTTGCCAGCATCCATCCATACAGCCCCGCAGCCGCAACAAAGGCGACTGCGGCAATGGCACCGGCATACGGCCCGGTGTACAGAAACATCAGCAGCAATACGGCGGCAACACCGCACAGCCACAGGCCGGTCTGAATGTTCATGCCTGTTTCGCGGTCAAGACGGCGCAAAAGCAGCGCCAGCAGCAACCCTGCGCTCACAAGGCATCCCAGCACCACAGACCATTTCCCCGGCAGCACAAAGGCCGCACCGGCCAGCCCGAAGGAAAGGATGGCCATCCCCGCACTGCCGGGAACAAACCGTCCGTCACCTGTGCGGAACTCCGAAACAGCGCCCAGCATAAGCGCAAAAATACATCCCAGCACACCGCCCAGCCCTATGACCACAAAGGAAGCCCCGCCCGTCACCAGAGCCGTGAGCAGCAGAACGCCGCATACGCCCCAGCGCAACCAAAACGCGCCGTCCCTGCTCTCCAAAACCTGCCGCACCGCATCTCTGCGTCCGGCCAGCCTGCTACGAATCGTCATGTCATCTCCCGTCAGTAAGCCGTACAGCCCATGACTGTCCGGCCTGTTTCCAGCGCCGCAGCGCTCCGCCCCCGCTAAATGCAGGAGTCCGCAAGCAGCTTTTCCAGCAATCGCTGGTCTATGTCCATGCCGTTGCGGAAACACACCCCGAAGGATTCTTCCCCCACCCACGCCACCACGGCATGGGCATTGGTTATCACTCCGTCCAGTTGCACCGGCGGGTCCACAATGGTCAGCACATCCCCTTCGCGCACGCGCACGTTGCGTTCGCCGGGCGGCAGCGCCACCTGCGCCCCTTTAAGGCTCACATCGCGCAGCAGGCAGTATACCTCCGCACCATCCACCATGCGGATGGTGGCAAAAACGGGGCAATCCAGCGGCACACGCGGGTCCTTTCGTCTTTCAACCATTTCCGTCTCCTTGCAGGCTCCGACACTCAATGGAAATCAACCCCACTTTCCGCCCCGTCATCCCGCGCTGGAGGCGTCCAGATACCTCAAAAACCGGCGCGCCACCTCAAGCTCCGGGTTCACCTCCAGAGCCTGATACAGCATCCCGCGCGCCTCGTTGAACTTTCCCATTTCAAAATACGCCCGCGCCAGATTGAACATGATGTGATCGTTCCCGCTGTCCAGCACAAGCGCCTTCTGGTAGTAGGTCACGGCGGCTTCAAAGTTGCGCTTCTTGCGCAGTTCAATGGCGGCGTCCGTGATAACCCGCTGATACTCAAACACCAGATTCTTCGTCTGCCGCATGGCATCCAGCATGGTGCGCACAGACAGCATGTCGGCATCGGAAGGAGGAATATCGGGCTTGGCATGCAAAAAAGCCATAAGCCCCCTGAAAAGCATGGCCTCCTCGCGCGGCAACGTCTTCACTGCAAGCACAGAGTCCATGCCGTTCATCCTGTCCCGCAACGCATTCACCACGCCGCGCAGCGACTCGTCATACACCTGCGGCACCGGGTGGTAGCCGGAAAGGAACACGTCCCTCTCCACCGGCTGCACAAACCCCGAGGGCAGATGCTGGTCCGTAAGCGGCTGACACGCGATATCCCCCCCGGGCATCTGCGCGGCAAACCAGAGAATCCGCAGGTCCGTGGTCTGGCGCGTTGTTCCCGTGCCCACCGTATCGGTCTTCTGCGATTCGTACACTCCAAGCACTATGGGAATCATTCATTTCCTCAGTCAAAAAACCACAGGTTGCATAATGAGAACCATATGGTTCCCCCCCTCTGCCATTGTCTGAATAGACCCGCAAACCCCAAGAAAGTCAAACCTGTCACCGCTCCCCGAATCAGCATGATTTCCTTGGCGAAAACCGCTTAATGCGTCATAGTGGCAACCATACTTGTTACACATCCGGCACGGCGGAGCAGGGCAACGGTTTTACGGCAGGCAGCAAACAGGGCACACGGAAGCAGCATGAGCACGCGCAGCAATCCCTTTCAAAGCAAGCAGGAACTGGAAACGGTCTTCGCTCTGGTAAACAGGCGCATCGCCGAAAAGGTCGGCGATTACAAACGGTACGACTTCAGCCAGAACCAGTCCCGGGCATTCAACGTCTTTTTCGACCTCGCTCAGGAATTCGACCTGCTGGAAGACCTGCTCACGCTGGCGGTGCTGACCCTGCGCTCCCTGTTCCACATCCACGCAGAAATTTACGTGCTCACCCGTTCCGCCAGCCTGCTGCGTTACTGCTGTTCCACCGGGGCAGACTGCACCATCCCCCCCATGGATACGGAAGGCCTGCCCCTTACCGACGGTCCGTTCATTCACGAAGGCCGCTACTGCATCCCCATCCGCGGCAAAAAGATGGATGTGGAACTGCTGCCCATAACCCCGGTGGGCGAAACGCTGGGGCTGCTTGTTCTGCACCCGCGCCTGCCGCTTTCCCCCAAGAAGCAGCTTTTTTACGAAAAATTCGCCAACCGCGTGGGCTACCAACTGCATAACAGACTTGTGGCCTGCAAGCACCGCGAGCATCTGGAATTCATCAAGAGCCTCGTGCACGATATCGGCCACAACGTCATCGTGCCCAACATGTACTTCAAGCTGCTGTTCCGGCAACTGGACGGCAAAATGAAATCCATGCGCCACGCCATAGAAGACCTGCTGGAAACCTCCGAGTGCTCAAACGCCCTCGCCCAGCTCAACTATATCCAGAACCGCATGGACGAGCAGTATCAGGAGGTCTACAAGCACTTCCAGCAGACAAGCCTTTTTCTGGAAACCCTGCTCCGGCAGAGCCATTTCGAAAAAGGACGCTACGTGCTGCACAAAACAGTGGTCCACCTGCACGACAGGATAATGGCCCCGCAACTGGAGCGGTTCAAAACCCGCTTCGACGAAAAGGACATCGCCCTCGTGCCCTTCTGCGATGCCTCCGCAGCCACGGAAAAAGACATCACCGTCACCGCAGACGTAGGCCTCATCAGTCAGGTGCTGGCCAACCTCTTCTCCAACGCCGTCAAGTATACGCGCCCCTCACCAGC carries:
- a CDS encoding enoyl-ACP reductase FabI produces the protein MLLEGKRALIFGVANNKSIAYGIAKEFKAQGARLAFNFLGDALKKRVEPIAEELGGDFIFQCDVTSDEEIAAAVERVKQEWGGVDILIHSVGFANRDDLQGRYIDTSRDGYKLALDISAYSLTALCKAYEELLTDNASVITLTYYGAEKVITNYNVMGVAKAALEASVRYLAVDLGTRNVRINGISAGPIKTLAASGISGFRSILTYIEEQAPLRRNVTIEDVGRSAVYLASDLSSGVTGEILHVDSGYNVMGIGL
- the hisD gene encoding histidinol dehydrogenase, whose protein sequence is MPCRLLHYRSAQDGIPLRGMLAGRDDPGNSVEPVVRDILAAVASDGDAALIEYTRRFDCPDFSADMLRVAPESLAQAAKEVPADDLAIILEAAQNIREFHERQKQNSWFTTRPDGTVLGQMVRPVDRVGLYVPGGQGGNTPLISSMLMNAIPAQVAGVPAIAVVSPPSGDGSPNPYILAAAHALGLNEVYACGSAWAVAALAYGTGTIAPVDVIAGPGNIFVATAKRMLIGKVGIDMIAGPSEILILADKTARAEHIAADMLSQAEHDALASAILVTDHPPLADAVLAALEAQLATLPRADIARKALSDWGAVVVANSMELALELSNAIAPEHLEIITADPWSMLPAIRNAGAIFLGTHSPEPVGDYFAGPNHVLPTNGTARFSSALSVDTFTKKSSIIAASAAFTQHSAAKIARLARLEGLEAHARSAESRSNTQHQE
- a CDS encoding sensor histidine kinase is translated as MSTRSNPFQSKQELETVFALVNRRIAEKVGDYKRYDFSQNQSRAFNVFFDLAQEFDLLEDLLTLAVLTLRSLFHIHAEIYVLTRSASLLRYCCSTGADCTIPPMDTEGLPLTDGPFIHEGRYCIPIRGKKMDVELLPITPVGETLGLLVLHPRLPLSPKKQLFYEKFANRVGYQLHNRLVACKHREHLEFIKSLVHDIGHNVIVPNMYFKLLFRQLDGKMKSMRHAIEDLLETSECSNALAQLNYIQNRMDEQYQEVYKHFQQTSLFLETLLRQSHFEKGRYVLHKTVVHLHDRIMAPQLERFKTRFDEKDIALVPFCDASAATEKDITVTADVGLISQVLANLFSNAVKYTRPSPAPEDAKGHALSGMPAKFLCYGISRLRGYLEGDRDAARIDIITSGPHLDSDDAPRIFDADYRGKDVGQEYGTGHGLFFVQEITRLHGGDAGYEQHPKGNCFYIILPCDDSEPKQPF
- a CDS encoding tetratricopeptide repeat protein, producing the protein MIPIVLGVYESQKTDTVGTGTTRQTTDLRILWFAAQMPGGDIACQPLTDQHLPSGFVQPVERDVFLSGYHPVPQVYDESLRGVVNALRDRMNGMDSVLAVKTLPREEAMLFRGLMAFLHAKPDIPPSDADMLSVRTMLDAMRQTKNLVFEYQRVITDAAIELRKKRNFEAAVTYYQKALVLDSGNDHIMFNLARAYFEMGKFNEARGMLYQALEVNPELEVARRFLRYLDASSAG
- a CDS encoding phosphoribosylaminoimidazolesuccinocarboxamide synthase, producing MQVVTKTEITEYPLLSRGKVRDIYAIDDQTLLLVTTDRMSAFDVIMNEPIPYKGVVLNQITLFWMEKFKDILPNHLIASEVKDFPTPLHKYAPQLEGRSVLVHRAKPLPVECIVRGHITGSGWKDYKTTGTVCGHALPTGLVESQKLENPLFTPSTKAELGEHDENITVEQAAALLGQELARKVEAVSIEIFSRGREYAEGCGIIIADTKFEFGLLNGNLILIDEVLTPDSSRFWPMQGYTPGKGQPSFDKQYLRDWLSAQPWDKTPPPPTLPEDVIAQTRKKYEEAYSILTGRALPC
- a CDS encoding outer membrane homotrimeric porin, which codes for MNRIITLMLALCLVFGAVANSSAADIKAKGSFAMEYGWMDNTNFEKGSSTGGDGTSEDDFVAQQRFRTQIDIVASENLSGVVFFEIDNVWGRNDAGDTKVKGGALGADGINIETKRAFIDWTVPNTDLAFRMGIQGVALPGAVAGSPILNDDVAAILATYKFNDMFTLNAFWARPYDARQSDTLSGVGRNHNDEIDLFGLIAGVKLDGMKINPWAMYGAVGGGAQAVGGLQSLFAANVPSGVISGNATNNWGPATHTALPAFIYNSYNGTENIDNHRAWWLGLGYELNMFDPIVFKFDAVYGKVDGGDLNYRLTGVNGTDPANAFANGTVFHTDSDILDREGWALAAKLSYKMDMLTPGVIGWYGSGEDDDITNGSERLPFIKGAFAPTSFGYYGYSGGFTVGTGEMMGATMDGKWGAGLLLEDIKVIEDLTSQVRVVYMEGTNDHDVLDSLVKYTSTSKATFLRNNVGKFMTDKDHAWEVNFDHKYMIYENLAMIVELGYINLDLDDSTWGLNGANAVKYDEDAWKANVIFQYTF
- a CDS encoding PilZ domain-containing protein; its protein translation is MVERRKDPRVPLDCPVFATIRMVDGAEVYCLLRDVSLKGAQVALPPGERNVRVREGDVLTIVDPPVQLDGVITNAHAVVAWVGEESFGVCFRNGMDIDQRLLEKLLADSCI